A window from Salmo trutta chromosome 29, fSalTru1.1, whole genome shotgun sequence encodes these proteins:
- the traf6 gene encoding TNF receptor-associated factor 6 encodes MSCFESDKSSLENDEGCCGGAAASQLSNCALAMLEKEGNDSVLSPTESTPTSLQGGAPLQGYDVEFDPPLESKYECPICLMALRAAVQTPCGHRFCRSCIEKSIRDTGQRCPVDNEVLREDQLFPDNFAKREILSLTVRCTNIGCTDKMELRRLDGHVTKCEFATVPCPLCQDAVWKSQLEMHQSQHCQRRPVSCPDCVESFVYEDSKIHESLCPFANVVCQYCGMELIRDQLESHYDTDCPKAPIACTFSTFGCREMMQRNDLAQHMQEFTQMHMRCMAEYLHRHSLTGYTQPPPSEDRGAAAAEPGAQAGASSSGAPCQCCGELQTMRETTQQLEGRLVRQDHQLRELSIQAGLVAELRRKVTSLEENLKELEAKQCQGVYVWPLEGFSGYLRTQAAGQPVVVHSPGFYTGRPGYKLCLRLHLQTPSAQRCSNYISLFVHTMQGEFDGQLSWPFQGTIRLAVLDQGPEGQHHVEVMETKPDLQAFQRPTIQRNPKGFGYVTFLHLMELQQRGFVHDDTLLVRCEVTPRFDTALRREGAAVQPRGPEASL; translated from the exons ATGTCCTGCTTTGAGAGTGATAAGAGCAGCCTGGAGAATGATGAAGGGTGTTGTGGTGGGGCGGCCGCGTCACAGCTGTCCAACTGTGCGCTGGCCATGCTGGAGAAAGAGGGCAACGACTCTGTGCTGAGCCCCACGGAGAGTACCCCCACCAGCCTACAGGGCGGCGCACCACTGCAAGGCTACGACGTGGAGTTCGACCCTCCGCTGGAGAGCAAGTACGAGTGCCCCATCTGCCTCATGGCCCTGAGGGCAGCCGTGCAGACACCGTGCGGCCATCGCTTCTGCCGCAGCTGCATCGAGAAGTCCATCCG TGATACAGGGCAGAGGTGTCCAGTGGATAACGAGGTACTACGGGAAGACCAGCTGTTCCCAGATAACTTTGCCAAGCGGGAGATCCTCTCCCTAACGGTCCGCTGCACCAACATAGGCTGCACTGACAAAATGGAGCTTCGCCGTCTGGAT GGCCATGTTACCAAATGTGAGTTTGCCACCGTGCCGTGCCCGCTGTGCCAGGACGCGGTGTGGAAGAGCCAGCTGGAGATGCACCAAAGCCAACACTGCCAGCGGAGACCTGTGTCCTGTCCCGACTGTGTAGAGAGCTTTGTTTACGAGGACAGCAAG ATTCATGAGTCGCTGTGTCCCTTTGCCAACGTGGTGTGTCAGTACTGCGGTATGGAGCTCATCAGAGACCAG TTGGAATCTCACTATGACACAGACTGTCCGAAGGCTCCGATCGCCTGTACCTTCAGCACATTTGGATGTCGAGAGATG ATGCAGCGCAATGACCTGGCGCAGCACATGCAGGAGTTCACTCAGATGCACATGCGCTGCATGGCTGAGTACCTGCACAGGCACAGCCTTACCGGGTACACCCAGCCACCACCTTCTGAGGACCGAGGGGCTGCCGCTGCAGAGCCGGGGGCACAAGCAGGAGCTAGCAGCAGTGGCGCCCCCTGCCAGTGCTGCGGGGAACTGCAGACCATGCGGGAGACCACCCAGCAGCTGGAGGGCCGTCTAGTGCGGCAGGACCACCAGCTACGTGAGCTGAGCATTCAG GCGGGCCTGGTGGCAGAGCTCCGTCGTAAGGTCACTTCGCTGGAGGAGAACCTAAAGGAGCTGGAGGCCAAGCAGTGCCAGGGCGTGTACGTGTGGCCCTTGGAGGGCTTCTCGGGCTACCTGCGTACCCAGGCTGCCGGACAGCCCGTTGTGGTGCACAGCCCGGGCTTCTACACGGGCCGGCCGGGCTACAAGCTGTGTCTGCGCCTCCACCTCCAAACGCCCTCGGCCCAGCGCTGCTCCAACTACATCTCACTGTTTGTTCACACCATGCAGGGTGAGTTTGATGGGCAGCTGTCGTGGCCCTTCCAAGGCACCATCCGGTTGGCCGTGCTGGACCAAGGGCCTGAGGGCCAGCACCATGTGGAGGTGATGGAGACCAAGCCTGACCTGCAGGCCTTCCAGAGGCCCACCATCCAGAGGAACCCCAAGGGTTTTGGCTACGTCACCTTTCTGCACCTGATGGAGCTGCAGCAGCGGGGGTTTGTGCACGACGACACGCTGCTGGTGCGCTGCGAGGTGACGCCGCGCTTCGACACCGCCCTAAGGCGCGAGGGGGCGGCCGTGCAGCCCAGAGGGCCCGAGGCCTCGCTGTGA
- the LOC115166782 gene encoding uncharacterized protein LOC115166782, giving the protein MIHMIKIYDKNNQLRAKKVRLHRFPLSDAKRLKKWLHQTRLKAWKPTKSSRLCSEHFEEKYLITPSTGRGVRLRNDAIPTIFSFPSQFQKKKTAGTRKRVTLFPEDRVPEDVSSLPAEPKCSAESARLKKTPSYLNHSIWHPSRFHDDYCVPQSIDWAVKDKPNEVPPSALQKQGLIFIPKLAIRINSALGDLKKLTGQLIFYRPLGVSLDPVTKSLVDRLVSDLVKEHPDHWDVYLAASVFSFCCKEHPTTRQIPLSLLRCGGTQSVSLHLTKKAALQWD; this is encoded by the exons ATTTCCGCTGAGTGACGCCAAAAGACTAAAAAAGTGGCTCCATCAGACGAGACTGAAAGCCTGGAAGCCAACCAAAAGCTCCAGACTGTGTTCTGAGCATTTCGAGGAGAAGTACCTGATAACACCCTCAACTGGACGTGGTGTTCGTTTACGTAATGATGCCATTCCAACTATATTTTCCTTTCCTAGTCAGTTCCAAAAAAAG AAAACAGCGGGAACGAGGAAAAGAGTAACCTTG TTTCCCGAGGATCGTGTTCCTGAGGATGTGTCATCACTGCCAGCTGAGCCAAAGTG CTCTGCAGAGTCAGCACGGTTGAAGAAGACTCCCAGTTACTTAAACCACAGTATATGGCACCCAAGTCGTTTCCATGACGACTACTGTGTACCACAG aGTATTGACTGGGCTGTGAAAGATAAACCAAATGAA GTCCCACCTTCAGCTTTACAAAAGCAAGGGCTGATCTTTATCCCCAAGCTCGCAATCAGG ATCAACTCGGCTTTGGGTGATCTGAAGAAACTGacaggccaactcatattctacCGTCCTCTGGGAGTGTCACTGGATCCAGTAACAAAGTCCCTCGTAGACCG GTTGGTGTCAGATTTGGTGAAAGAACATCCTGATCACTGGGATGTTTACCTGGCTGCCAGTGTGTTCAGCTTCTGCTGCAAGGAACACCCCACCACCAGACAAATACCCCTGTCTCTACTGCGCTGTGGAGGgactcagtctgtctctctccacctcaccaAGAAAGCTGCCT TACAATGGGATTAA